A segment of the Streptomyces sp. XD-27 genome:
TCGCGCCGGGCGAGCGCACGGGCCGCTTCCGGATCGGCGGCGACCAGCCGGTCCTCGACGCCGACGGGCGCAGCCGGATCTCCGTGGAGGACGCCGCCGTAGCCCTCGTCGACGAGGCCGAGCTGCCCCGCTTCGTCCAGCGCCGCTTCACGATCGGCTACTGAACGGCCGTCGGGTCAGCAAACTCGGCAATGGGCAGCAAGAGTCAGTAAGAGTCAGCAAAAAGACCGCACCCGGGGCCCTATGGGGCGCCGGGTGCGGTCGAGGCGGGCGGAGAGGCCGGTCAGGCCTGCTTCGTCTCCCAGAAGATCTTGTCGATCTGGGCGATGTAGTCCAGCGCCTTCTGGCCGGTGGCCGGGTCGTTCGAGGCCTTGGCCGCGCTCAGCGCCTTGAGGGTGTCGTTGATGAGCTCGTGCAGCTCCGGGTACTTCTGGAAGTGCGGGGGCTTGAAGTAGTCGCTCCACAGCACCGACACGTGGTGCTTGGCGAGCTCCGCGCGCTGCTCCTTGATGGCGAGGGCGCGGGTGCGGAAGTCCTGGTCCTCGTTGGCCTGGTACTTCTCCTGGATGGCCTTGACCGACTCGGCCTCGATCCGGGCCTGGGCCGGGTCGTAGACGCCGCAGGGAAGGTCGCAGTGGGCGCTGACCTTTACCTTGGGGGCGAACAGGCGGGAGAGCATAGAGCTGTCCTTCCTCGTGATCGTCTTCTCGGGTGCGAGATTACTCGGTGCGGGAAGGCTTTTCTCGGGGACCCCGGGGGCTAGGTCAAAAGTCCAGTGCCGGCCTGGGGCCAGTGGAGGATCGGACCGGAGGTGCCGGATGCAGGAGCAGGTGCGCGATCGCGGGCCGGAGCGGGGCCGTGAGCGTCAGGGGCTGCTGCGGATAGGGCTGGCGGAGGTCTACAACCCGTCGATGGTGCCCACCCTCGGTCCCGGTGACCGGCTCGTGGTCCGGTACGGCGCGGCCGTGCGGCCGGGTGACGTGGTGGTGCTGCGGCACCCGTTCCGGCAGGACCTGCTGATCGTCAAGCGGGTGGTGGAGCGGCGCGACGGCGGCTGGTGGGTGCGGGGCGACAACCCGTACGTGGTGAACGACAGCCGGGAGTTCGGCGTGGTGCCGGATGAGCTGGTGGTCGGCCGGGCCTGGATCCGGCTGCGGCCGCCGCCCGGGTCCGTGCCCGGCGCTCAGCGCTCCGTGGCCGGCGTGCTGTCCTGGGCGGCGTCGGCCGTGCGGCCGCTGTCGTCCGGGCGCTCCCGGCGCCGGTCGCGGCCCGACTGATCGGCGTCCAGGCGCTTGCGGGCGCGGTAGGCCGCCACGTTCGCCCGGGTGGCACAGCGGTCGGAGCAGTACCGCCTGGAGCGATTTGTCGATGTGTCGAGATACGCGTTGCGGCAGGGCGGCGCCTCGCAGATGCCCAGGCGGTCGGCGCCGAGCTCGGTGAGCTGGAAGGCCAGGCCCATGGAGGCCGTGGCGGCGTAACCGGCGCTCGCGTTGGCCGCGTAGTCGGCGATGTGCATGTGCCAGTGCGGGCGGCCGTCCTCGTCGCGGAGCTCGTGTCCGGAGATCTGCGGGCTCACCGGGAACTCCAGGAGCAGCGCGTTCAGTAGGTCCACGGCCCGTACCTCGTCGCCCTCGGCCGCCGCCTCGAAGACCGCGCGCAGCCGGGTGCGGACGGCGCGCAGCCGGGTGACGTCGGCGTCGGCCGCCCGGCGGGCCGCCTGCCCGCCCGCGGCGAAGAGCTCGCGTACGGCCTCCACGGAGGTGAGGGTGTCCGCGCCGCGTGCGGGTTGCTCGCTGTTCACCAGGCGCACGGCGAGATCGGAGTAATAGGCCAGTTCCACTTGTGGTCCTTACGGGGGCGGAATAGGGTCGGTAATGCCTGATGGAGCTACGAGGGTATTACGACTCGGAGGTGTGCAATGGCGGAAACCCTTGCCGTGGACTGGGGCGCCTGGCAGCGGAGCTGGGACCGGCAGCAGGAGTGGTACCTGCCGGACCGCGAGGAGCGGTTCCGGGTCATGCTGGACGCGGTGGAGGCCGTGGTCGGCCCGCGGCCGCGGGTGCTCGACCTGGCCTGCGGTACGGGCAGCATCTCCGACCGGCTGCTGAGCCGGTTCCCCGAGGCGACCAGCACCGGTGTGGACCTGGACCCGGCGCTGCTGACCATCGCGCGGGGCCACTTCGCGGGCGAGCCGCGCGTCGAGTTCGTCACGGCCGACCTGCGGGACCCCGACTGGACCGCCCGGCTCCCGCACCGCGACTACGACGCCGTGCTCACCGCGACCGCCCTGCACTGGCTGAGCGCCGATGAACTGCGCGTGCTGTACGGACAGCTCGCCGGCGTGGTCCGGGACGGCGGAATCCTCGTCAACGCCGACCACATGCCGGACGAGAGCAGCCCGCGGCTGAACGCGGCCGACCGCGCGTACCGGCACGCCCGCCAGGAACGGGCCAAGCGGGACGGGGCACAGGACTGGGCGGACTGGTGGCGCACCGCGGCCCAGGACCCGGTGCTCGCGGACGTGGTCGCCGAGCGCTTCGGCATCTTCGGCAACCCGGCCGAGGGGGACCACGGCGAGGACAAGGTCCACCCCGCCGCCTGGCACCTGGACACGCTGCGCGCCGCCGGCTTCGGCGAGGTGCGCACCGCCTGGTGCTCGCTCACCGACGCGGCGGTGCTGGCGCTGAAGTAATCGGCTCCTCGGCCGAGGCCATCGCCGACGTGATCGCCGAAGGGATCGCGTCAGCACGCGCGAGCGGGCGGTACGGGGTGTGCGCACTCCGTACCGCCCGCTCGTCATCGCCTCAGCGCGCCCCCGAGCCTCACAGCACCTTCGACAGGAACGCCTTCGTCCGCTCGTGCTGCGGGTTGGTCAGCACCTCACGCGGGTGGCCGGACTCGACGACCACGCCGTCGTCCATGAAGACGATCGAGTCGCCGACCTCGCGGGCGAAGCCCATCTCGTGGGTGACCACGACCATCGTCATGCCCTCCTCGGCCAGGTCGCGCATGACGTCGAGGACGTCGCCGACCAGCTCCGGGTCGAGCGCCGAGGTGGGCTCGTCGAAGAGCATCAGCTTGGGCTCCATGGCCAGGGCCCGCGCGATGGCGACGCGCTGCTGCTGGCCGCCGGAGAGCTGGGAGGGGTAGTTGCCCGCCTTGTCGGCCAGCCCCACCCGGTCCAGCAGCTTCAGCGCGCGCTCCCGCGCGACCGCCTTGGCCTCGCCCTTGACCTGGACGGGCGCCTCCATGACGTTCTCCACCGCGGTCATGTGCGGGAAGAGGTTGAAGCGCTGGAAGACCATGCCGATGTCGCGGCGCTTGGCGGCGACCTCGCGGTCCCGCAGCTCGTAGAGCTTGTTGCCCTGCTGCCGGTAGCCGACCAGCTCGCCGTCCACGTACAGCCGCCCGGAGTTGATCTTCTCCAGGTGGTTGATACAGCGGAGGAAGGTGGACTTGCCGGAGCCGGACGGCCCGATCAGGCAGAACACCTCACGGGGCGCGACCTCCAGGTCGATTCCCTTGAGGACCTGGACGGCGCCGAAGGACTTGTGGACGCCTTCGGCCTTCACCATGGGGGTCATGCGGTGCCTCCCTTGGGGCGGCCGATCGAGATCAGGTTGGCGCGGATCCGTTGCAGCACCGTCGGCGGCAGGCTCCGGCTGGAGCCCCGCGCGTAGTACCGCTCGAGGTAGTACTGGCCGACGCTCAGCACCGAGGTCAGGATCAGGTACCAGGTGGCGGCCAGGAAGAGCATCTCGGCCGGGGCGCCGGAGTTCTGGCCGATCTCCTGGGCGCCCTGCAGCAGGTCCCAGTACTGCACGGCGAACACCAGCGAGCTGGTCTTGAGCATGTTGATGAACTCGTTGCCGGTCGGCGGCACGATCACCCGCATCGCCTGCGGCAGCACGACCCGGCGCAGCGTCTTGGCGTGGCTCATGCCCAGCGCGTGCGCCGCCTCGGTCTGCCCCTCGTCGACGGCCTGGAGGCCGGCGCGGCAGATCTCCGCCATGTACGCGGCCTCGTTCAGGCCGAGACCCAGCAGGGCGGCCAGGAACGGGGTCATGAAGTCCGACCACTCGTCCTGGTAGATCGGCCCCAGGTTGATGTACTCGAAGATCAGGCCCAGGTTGAACCACAGCACCAGCTGTACGTACACCGGGGTGCCGCGGAAGAACCAGATGTAGCCCCAGGCCACGGACTGGGTCACCGGGTTCTTCGACAGCCGCATCACCGCGAGGATGATGCCGAGGACCACGCCGAGCACCATCGAGGCGATGGTGATCCATACGGTCTTGCCGACGCCCTTGAGGACCTCGTCGTCGAAGAAGTTGTCCGGGATGGCGCCCCAGTTCACCTTGCCCTGGGAGAACGCGTAGACCAGCATCCCCAGCAGGGCGACGATCACGACGGCGGCGACCCACCGCCCGTAGTGCCGGACCGGGATGGCCTTCATGTCCTCGGGCGCGGCCGACGGCGGCGGAGCGTCCCCGGAACCCCGCTTGTCGATGTCAACAGTCACGAATGATGCCTTTCAGTGCGAGCGACGAGCGGACGGGATCACTTGCCACCGTTGACGATGGCCTGGTCCACCGCGCCGTCCTCGGCGCCCCACTTCTCGAGGATCTTCTGGTACTCGCCGGTCCGGATGACCGCGTCGAGCGCGGCCTTGAGGGCGTCCCGCAGCTGGGTGTTCTTCTTGCCGACCGCGATGCCGTAGGGAGCGGCGTCGACCTGGTCGCCCACCAACTGGAAGTCCTCGCCGCCGCCGGAGGTGCGGACCGCGTAGGCCGCGACCGGGAAGTCGCTGGACGCGGCGTCGGCGCCGCCGCCCTTCAGCCGGACCTGGGCCTCGGTGTCCTTGGCGAACGCCTCGATCTCGATCTTGCCCTTGTCACCGCACTCCTTCGACTGGGCCTTGGCCAGGTCGTGCGAGACGGTGGCGCGCTGGACGGCGATCTTCTTGCCGCACAGGTCGTCCCAGGTCGTGATCCCCTGGTCGTCGCCCTTACGCGTGTAGATCGAGACACCGGCGGTCAGGTAGTCGACGAAGTCGACGCCTTCGCCGACCTTCTTGCCGCTGTCCGGGTCGACACCCTCCTGGCGGCCCTTGTTGTCCGTCATGGCGGACATCGCGATGTCGAACCGCTTCGACTTGAGGCCGGTGATCAGGCCGTCGAAGTCGCCGTTGCTGAACTTCATCTTCACGCCGAGGTGCTTGCCCATCGCGTCGGCGAGGTCGATGTCGAGGCCGATGACCCGGCCGCTCTTGCGGAACTCGACCGGCGGGTAGCTGATGTCGGAGCCGACCTCGATCACCTTGCTGGACTGGATCTCCTTCGGCAGCAGGCCGAAGAGCGGGGCGCCCGAGGTGCTGTTGTTGGAGATCTTGTCCCGCTGGTCCCCGCATCCTGACAACAGGAGGGATCCCGTGACCGCGATCGCGGCAACGGCGGCCAGGCGTGACCTGGCCGCGCCTGCGCGGCGGGTGGTGCTTGCGGTCATTCTTCGTCCTCCTGCGGGTAAGGGGGTAGGGCTTGGCATGTGTGGGGGGTCGGGGCACACACCTTCGGATGTCGCGACCTTGTGTGGTTGGGGAATCCTGCCATCTGGACGGGCTCGAACGGACGGGTAGCTATGTCAAAATCGGATAACGGGTGACCCCCGTCGCGCACCAGGCCGGAACCCCAGCCGGACCGTACGGCAAGAAGTGGAATGAAACGTTCCGCGTGTGCGCATTGTCTCAGTACGTGGACGCCTGACCGCGGATGTGCCACTTCCACGCCGCTTCGCCGTGAACGCGAAGTTTCTGTACGGCACCGCGACGGAACTCACTCGTCCCCGGAAGTGCTCTTCCGGTAGAACAGACGGTTACACCCCTCACCCGGGGCTCAGGGCGCGTGTGCGGCGCGCCCGGCGTACGTGCTCACTCCCCGCATGGCAGGAATCTGTCGGCGGGGAAGCGGACGCGGTGCCCGCCCGTTCCCTAACCGGGAGCGGCTACCCTCACCAGAAATTCGACAAAGGGGTCAAAACGTGTCAGCGGAGATCGTGAATCCTCGCAACGACAGTGCCAGCGGCAGCGCCGCGGAGAAGGCCGGCGGTGACGAGGACGAGTTCTTCGACCCGGCCTTCGCGCTGCATCGCGGCGGCAAGATGGCGGTCCAGGCGACCGTGCCGGTGCGGGACAAGGACGACCTGTCCCTCGCGTACACGCCGGGCGTCGCCAAGGTGTGCAGCGCCATCGCCGAGCAGCCCGAGCTCGTCCACGACTACACCTGGAAGTCCCAGGTCGTCGCCGTCGTGACGGACGGCAGCGCGGTGCTCGGACTCGGCGACATCGGGCCGGAGGCATCCCTGCCCGTGATGGAGGGCAAGGCGATCCTCTTCAAGCAGTTCGGCGGCGTGGACGCGGTGCCGATCGCCCTCGACTGCCGGGACGCCGACGAGATCGTCGAGACCGTCGCCCGGCTCGCGCCGTCCTTCGGCGGCGTCAACCTGGAGGACATCTCCGCCCCCCGCTGCTTCGAGATCGAGCGCAAGCTCCAGGAGCGCGTGGACATCCCGATCTTCCACGACGACCAGCACGGCACCGCCGTCGTCACCCTCGCCGCCCTGCGCAACGCGGCGACGCTGACCGGCCGCGACCTCGGCTCGCTGCGCGCCGTGATCTCCGGCGCGGGTGCCGCCGGGGTGGCCATCGCCAAGATCCTCGTCGGGGCGGGCATCGGAGACGTCGCGGTCTGCGACCGCAAGGGCATCGTCTCCGCCGACCGCGAGGACCTCACCGACGTCAAGCGCGAGCTCGCGGGCTTCACCAACAAGGCCGGACTGACCGGCTCCCTGGAGAGCGCCCTGGACGGCGCGGACGTCTTCATCGGCGTCAGCGGCGGTACGGTCCCGGAGCCCGCCGTCGCCCGCATGGCGCCCGGCGCGTTCATCTTCGCCATGGCCAACCCGACCCCGGAGATCCACCCGGACGTCGCCCACAAGTACGCGGCCGTCGTCGCCACCGGCCGCAGCGACTACCCGAACCAGATCAACAACGTGCTCGCCTTCCCCGGCATCTTCGCCGGCGCCCTCCAGGTCCGGGCCTCCCGGATCACCGAGGGCATGAAGCTCGCCGCCGCCGAGGCGCTGGCCGCCGTCGTCGCCGACGAGTTGAGCGCGGACAAGGTCATCCCGTCGCCGTTCGACGAGCGGGTCGCCCCGGCGGTGACCGCGGCGGTCGCGGCGGCCGCGCGCGCGGAGGGCGTCGCGCGGCGCTGAGGCGCCGGGGCTTCGCCCCGGACGCCGCCCGCGTCACCTCACGTACGGCCACCCGAAGGCGGTACGGGCCACCCGCGGCCCGTACCGCCTTCGGCTTGCCGCCCGTACGGCACGCCGCCACACCCCGTACGCCCCGCATTCAGCGGAGTCCGATGTCATACGCAACGCCGCGCCCTGCCGAGGGCGCAGCCGTCACCCCTGTCCCGACCAGACACGGAGCAGCGTATGAGCCTGGATCGCCGCAACCTCCTCAAAGCCGCGGCGGCAGCCGGGGCGTTGAACGTCCTGTGGCCGCTCAGCGCGGGGCTGAGCCCCGCTCAGGCACGCGAGGCCGCCGAACAGCTCGGAGCCTCCTGGGACGCCGCGCCCTTCACCCTCGGCGTGGCCTCCGGCGACCCGCTGCCCGACAGCGTCGTGCTGTGGACCCGGCTGGCCCCCGAACCCCTCGCCGTCGAGCAGCCGCTGCCCGAGTCCGTGGACGTCGACTGGGTGGTGGCCCGCGACCGCGAGCTGCGCCAGGTGGTCGCCCGCGGGACCGCGGCGGCCACCGCCGCGCTCGGCCACAGCGTCCATGTGACCGTCCCGGGGCTGGAGCCCGACCGCCGCTACTGGTACGCCTTCCGGGCGCTGGGCAAGCGCAGCCGGGTGGGCCGCACCCGGACCGCCCCGGCGGGCCGGGTCGCACGCGTCCGCTTCGCCTCCGCCAACTGCCAGGCGTTCCACGACGGTTACTACCCCGCCTACCGGGGCATCGCCCGCGAGGACATCGCGTTCGTCGTCCACCTCGGCGACTACATCTACGAGCACGGCCAGGTCGGCGGCCAGGCACTGCGCGACCACGAGGGCCCCGAGGTCTTCACGCTCCCCGAGTACCGGCGCCGCCACGCCCTCTACAAGAGCGA
Coding sequences within it:
- a CDS encoding ABC transporter substrate-binding protein, whose product is MTASTTRRAGAARSRLAAVAAIAVTGSLLLSGCGDQRDKISNNSTSGAPLFGLLPKEIQSSKVIEVGSDISYPPVEFRKSGRVIGLDIDLADAMGKHLGVKMKFSNGDFDGLITGLKSKRFDIAMSAMTDNKGRQEGVDPDSGKKVGEGVDFVDYLTAGVSIYTRKGDDQGITTWDDLCGKKIAVQRATVSHDLAKAQSKECGDKGKIEIEAFAKDTEAQVRLKGGGADAASSDFPVAAYAVRTSGGGEDFQLVGDQVDAAPYGIAVGKKNTQLRDALKAALDAVIRTGEYQKILEKWGAEDGAVDQAIVNGGK
- the sodN gene encoding superoxide dismutase, Ni codes for the protein MLSRLFAPKVKVSAHCDLPCGVYDPAQARIEAESVKAIQEKYQANEDQDFRTRALAIKEQRAELAKHHVSVLWSDYFKPPHFQKYPELHELINDTLKALSAAKASNDPATGQKALDYIAQIDKIFWETKQA
- a CDS encoding CGNR zinc finger domain-containing protein — its product is MELAYYSDLAVRLVNSEQPARGADTLTSVEAVRELFAAGGQAARRAADADVTRLRAVRTRLRAVFEAAAEGDEVRAVDLLNALLLEFPVSPQISGHELRDEDGRPHWHMHIADYAANASAGYAATASMGLAFQLTELGADRLGICEAPPCRNAYLDTSTNRSRRYCSDRCATRANVAAYRARKRLDADQSGRDRRRERPDDSGRTADAAQDSTPATER
- a CDS encoding amino acid ABC transporter ATP-binding protein, which translates into the protein MVKAEGVHKSFGAVQVLKGIDLEVAPREVFCLIGPSGSGKSTFLRCINHLEKINSGRLYVDGELVGYRQQGNKLYELRDREVAAKRRDIGMVFQRFNLFPHMTAVENVMEAPVQVKGEAKAVARERALKLLDRVGLADKAGNYPSQLSGGQQQRVAIARALAMEPKLMLFDEPTSALDPELVGDVLDVMRDLAEEGMTMVVVTHEMGFAREVGDSIVFMDDGVVVESGHPREVLTNPQHERTKAFLSKVL
- a CDS encoding trans-aconitate 2-methyltransferase: MAETLAVDWGAWQRSWDRQQEWYLPDREERFRVMLDAVEAVVGPRPRVLDLACGTGSISDRLLSRFPEATSTGVDLDPALLTIARGHFAGEPRVEFVTADLRDPDWTARLPHRDYDAVLTATALHWLSADELRVLYGQLAGVVRDGGILVNADHMPDESSPRLNAADRAYRHARQERAKRDGAQDWADWWRTAAQDPVLADVVAERFGIFGNPAEGDHGEDKVHPAAWHLDTLRAAGFGEVRTAWCSLTDAAVLALK
- the sodX gene encoding nickel-type superoxide dismutase maturation protease — translated: MQEQVRDRGPERGRERQGLLRIGLAEVYNPSMVPTLGPGDRLVVRYGAAVRPGDVVVLRHPFRQDLLIVKRVVERRDGGWWVRGDNPYVVNDSREFGVVPDELVVGRAWIRLRPPPGSVPGAQRSVAGVLSWAASAVRPLSSGRSRRRSRPD
- a CDS encoding amino acid ABC transporter permease, with product MTVDIDKRGSGDAPPPSAAPEDMKAIPVRHYGRWVAAVVIVALLGMLVYAFSQGKVNWGAIPDNFFDDEVLKGVGKTVWITIASMVLGVVLGIILAVMRLSKNPVTQSVAWGYIWFFRGTPVYVQLVLWFNLGLIFEYINLGPIYQDEWSDFMTPFLAALLGLGLNEAAYMAEICRAGLQAVDEGQTEAAHALGMSHAKTLRRVVLPQAMRVIVPPTGNEFINMLKTSSLVFAVQYWDLLQGAQEIGQNSGAPAEMLFLAATWYLILTSVLSVGQYYLERYYARGSSRSLPPTVLQRIRANLISIGRPKGGTA
- a CDS encoding NADP-dependent malic enzyme, which codes for MSAEIVNPRNDSASGSAAEKAGGDEDEFFDPAFALHRGGKMAVQATVPVRDKDDLSLAYTPGVAKVCSAIAEQPELVHDYTWKSQVVAVVTDGSAVLGLGDIGPEASLPVMEGKAILFKQFGGVDAVPIALDCRDADEIVETVARLAPSFGGVNLEDISAPRCFEIERKLQERVDIPIFHDDQHGTAVVTLAALRNAATLTGRDLGSLRAVISGAGAAGVAIAKILVGAGIGDVAVCDRKGIVSADREDLTDVKRELAGFTNKAGLTGSLESALDGADVFIGVSGGTVPEPAVARMAPGAFIFAMANPTPEIHPDVAHKYAAVVATGRSDYPNQINNVLAFPGIFAGALQVRASRITEGMKLAAAEALAAVVADELSADKVIPSPFDERVAPAVTAAVAAAARAEGVARR